Sequence from the Pirellulales bacterium genome:
GCGCAGCGCCGAGCGTTCCCGCGCCCCAGGGCGCGGGGCGGGAGTATGTCAGCCGCCGTTTGGCGAGTCAACGCCCGTTCGCGGAGGGCGACGCTCACCGACGCTTGCAGCGGGACGCCATGCCAACAGGACGACTTTTCCGATGGCCTGGCCCCCGCCTCCCGGCGAGCTGACGACCGATAGCTGATAGCGGACGACCCAGGCAAAGCCCGATCTAGAACCACCACAGCGTCTTCGCGGCCGACTTGAGCGATTGGTAGATCGCCTCGGCGGGGGCCGCGTGGTCGGCGGGGGTCGAGATCGTCGGCGCCGGCGCCGCATGCGTCGCGGAGCCGGTCGGCTCGGGGGGCGTCTCCGGCCGAGCCGCTTGGGCGAGCCGCTTGACCGGGACCAGCGTCGCGACGGCTCGATGGGCGGCGGGCTCCAGCAGCATCATGTCGAACACGAACCGCTTGAGCTGGTCGACGGTCGTCGCCGCGGGGGCCAGCTTCTCGCCCAGCGTCGCCAGTTCGTCCAGCGCCACAGCGGCCGCTTCCAGGTCGCCGGCCTGAGCGACCAACCGGTCGCGGACCTCGACCAACTGAGCCAGCCCCGCGCGAGCCGCGCCCAGCCCCGGCGCCGCGGCGTTCAGCTCGTCGCCCAAGTCCTTGATTTGCACGACCGTCGCTTCGGCGGCGGCGAGACTCGGCTGCTGTGCAGCCAGTTGGGAGTGGAGCGCCGCGCACCGTTCGGCCGCGACGGTCGCACGTTCGGCGTCGCGGCCGGTCTCGAGAACTCGCTCGGCGAGTCGATTGACCGGGTCGAGCGCCCGGGCCGCGGCGCCGGCCGCGCGGGCTTGCTCGACGAGCGTCGCCTGGAGGGCGTCGAGTTCGACGAGCGCTTCCTCGGCGCCCGCGAGCGCGTGACGCGAGGCGGCGAGCCGATCGTGCGTCGAAGCGAGCCGATTCGCCTCGGCGAGCACCGCGTTCACGTCGCGGTGATGGCGGGCGATCGCGGCGCGGACCGCGTCGAGCCGATCGAGCTTCTCAACGGCCCCGTCAAGCTCGTACGACCGTGCGGTCAGCCGGGTCTGCAGCTTCGCGAGCTTCGCCAATGCGGCCTCGGCGGCGGCGACGCGTTCTCCCTGGGCGGCCAACTTGTCCAACAGCGCGGCGGAGCGATCGAGCCGAGCCGGATCGCCGGTCAGCGTCGTCAAGGCGGCGGCGAGCGACTCGCACTGAGCCTCGAGCGCCGCGACCTGACGTTGCGTCGGCCGCAGCACGGCGACCTGCGTCACGAGCATCGCAAGGCAAACGGCGCCCATCGGCGCCACGAGCGGCGGCAGCCCGAAATTGCGGGGAGCCGGGGATGCGTCCAGGGGGCCGGGTGCTGCCATGGGAACCTCCGTTGTCACGCGGAACGACTTCCGTGATCCGACAAGTCGTCGGAATCGCCGCCAAGTCACCAATCGGCAAGGTCGCGCTGATCGCGTTGAGGATTCGCGGCGCGGTCGGATCGGCGCGGCGTTGCGTCCTCTGGCGCATCGTCGCGAAGTAACGATCGGCGCGATGCTGCGGGGGGAGGACCGAGCGACCGACCAGCATCCCGGTCAACCGGAAGGTTGCTGCAGCGGGCCCGACGCGGAGCGTCCGGCGGCGGCGCGGGCCTGCGAGACGAGCTCCTCGCGCCGCAGCTTGGCCCGCACCCACCACTGGGGGTCGTACGGCTGGTCGATCAGCGGGCAGGGCTTGCCGAAGCCGGGGAGCTTGTCGAACTCTCCCTCGGCGATCGCGGTGCGGATTTTCTCCTCGGCGACCAGTTGCAGGGCGCGCTCGGAAAAGATCATGCCAGCCATGGGGCGTCTCCTCGTGCCGCTCTACGGTGAATCCTCTCACAATCGCGCCGGCAAAACGTCGCCCCGGGCGGCTCGATTCAGTACGCTAACCAGTCGCCGCACCTCGGCGCAGGCCGCACCTCGAATGGGAGAAATGATAATCGATGTCCCCCCTTGCCGCGAAATCTCTGTGGGTCCTCTCGCTGTCGCTGGTCGCCTTGCCGGCGGCTCGGAGCGAGAACTGGATTGGCTTTCGGGGTCCCGGCAGCGCCGGCGTCGCCGAAGCGACCGGCCTCCCCACGACTTGGAGCGAAACCGAGAACATCGTCTGGAAGCGGGAGCTGCCGGGCCTGGGGACCAGCAGTCCGACGATCTCCGGCGGCAAGATCTATCTGACCTGCTACTCGGGCTACGCCGAATCGATCGCTGAACCGGGGGAGCAGGCAAGTCTCCGTCGGCACGTCGTTTGTCTTGATCGCCGGACGGGCGAGATCGATTGGACAAAGACGTTCGAGCCGAAGCTGCCCGAATCGCGGTACGCCCCAGACAACGACGCCCGGCACGGGTATGCCTCGAGCACGATCACGACCGACGGCGAGCGGTTGTACGTGTTCTTCGGCGCCTCGGGAATGTACTGTTTGGATCTCGAGGGGGAAGAAGTCTGGCATGTCGATTTGGGCAGCGGGACGCACGGCTGGGGCTCGGCGACCTCGCCTCTGCTGGTCGGCGATCTGGTCGTCGTCAACGCGAGCATCGAGAGCAAGTCGCTTGTGGCGCTCGACAAGCACACCGGCGACGAGCGGTGGCGGGTCGAGGGGATCGATCGCTGTTGGGCTTCGCCGACGCTGGTCGAGGCCGACGGCCGGCAGGAGATCGTGCTGAACGTCCCCCACGTCCTCACCGCGTACGATCCGCAGAGCGGCGACAAGCTGTGGTGGTGCGAGGGGATGCCCGACGGCTACATCTGCCCGACGGTGATCGCCCACGAGGGGATCGTCTATGCGATCGGCGCTCGCAAGAACACGGCCGCGGCCGTCCGCGCCGGCGGCAGCGGCGACGTCACCCAGAGCCAGGTCCTGTGGCGGGTCGACAAGGGGTCGAACGTCTCCTCGCCGGTGTACGTTGACGGGCGGCTGTTCTTCTTCCAGGAAAGCCGCGGGATCGCCTTCTGCCTCGACGCCGCGACGGGGGACGTCGTCTATCAGCAGCGGCTCGAACCGCGCCCCGGGCTGATCTACAGTTCGCCGCTCGCGGCCGACGGGAAGATCTACGCGGTTTCGCAGGAGAACGGCACGTACGTCCTGGCGGCCGGCGACACGTTCGAACAGCTCGCCCTGAACAAGGTCGGCGACGAGCCGGTTCGCTCGAACGCCTCGCTCGTCGAGGCGGACGACCAGCTCTTCCTCCGCGACGACAAGGCGATCTATTGCATCGGTGCGGCGGACTCCAAGTAACTTAACTCTGCATGGGCGATTGACGCGGCCGAGCGGCGCTGGGGGCTGCGCTTCGCGCGCGACTACATCCGCTCCACGACCTCGATCCCCAGCAAGTTGAGTCCCCGTTCGATCGTGCGGGCGGTGAGATCGCACAAGAGCAATCGGCTGTCGCGGACCGCAGGGGACGGCGCCTTGAGCACCGGGCAGTTCTCGAAAAAGCTGGCGTACTTGCTCGCCAGATCGAACAGGTAGTCGGTCAGGAAGTTGGGGCGATAGTCCGCCGCCACTCGGGCCAGCACTTCGCTGAACTGCACTAGCGCGACCGCGAGGGCTCGCTCGGCCGGCTCGGCGAGCGCGATCGTCGCTCCGCCGGTGCGGAGCGCCGCGACGTCGATCTCCCCCCGCCCGAAGATGCTGCGGACTCGGGCGTAGCTGTACTGCATGTACGCCGCGGTGTTGCCGGTCATGGCCAGCATCTTGTCGTAGCTGAACTTGTAGTCGCTGGTGCGATTGTGCGCGAGATCGGCGTACTTGATCGCCCCGATGCCGATCCGCCGGGCGACGGCGCGGCGTTCCTCGTCCGTGGTCAAGGCCTCGCTCTTCTCGGCGATGGCGTACGCCCGCTCGACCGCTTCGTCCAACAGCCCCGCGAGCCCCACCGCCGAGCCGGAGCGCGTCTTGTACGGCCGACCGTCCTCGCCCAGCACCGTGCCGAAGCTCACGTGCTGCAGTTCGACGGTTTCGTACCCCCAGTTGCGGACCGTGGCGAACAGTTGCTGGAAGTGAAGACTCTGCCGGTGATCGACGACGTAGAGAATCGCGTCGGGGCGCCAAGCCTGCATGCGGTAGGCGATCGTCGCGAGGTCGGTCGTGGCGTACAGGAAGGCGCCGTCCTGCTTGCGGACGAGAAACGGGGCGTCGAACCCGTCGAGAAAGACGCACATCGCCCCGTCGCTCTCGGCCGCGAGTCCCCTCGCCTCCAAGTCGGCGACGACGCCGGCGAGCTTGTCCTCGTAGAAGCTCTCCCCCAGCGCATGGTCGAACGTCACGCCGAGCCGCTCGTAGGTCGCCTCCATCTCGGCAAGACAGTCCGGCAGGAATCGCTCCCACAGGGCGCGGTTCGTCAGGTCGCCGGCGTGCAGGGCGGCCGTCTCGGCGAGCACCGCCTTGCCGACGTCGGCGTGCGCCGCGGCGACCTTTGCGAGCGCCGGATCGGCGTCGACCTCGGCGACTTTCGCCTGCAGTGCGGCCAACTCGGCCCGAGCCTCGGCCAGCGTCGCCTCGGCCTGCCGCAGCTTCTTCTCGACCTTTTTCGTCTCGTGCGGGTCGGCCGGCATTGTCTCGGCCCGCAGGTCGTCGAAGTCCGATTGCATCCGGGCGATCTTCGCAGACGCGGCGGGGATCGCTTCGTTCTTGGTCGCGTGATGCTCGACCAACCGATTCACGAACCGGTACAAGCGTCCCAACTCGGCGACGGGGTCGGTCGCCAACGCCGCCTCGTCGACGAAGTGCTTGTACCCGTAGATGATCATCCCGAACTGGGTCCCCCAGTCGCCGATGTGATTGTCGCTGATCACCCGGTGGCCGAGGAACTTGAGCACCCCGTACAGCGCGTCGCCGATGACGGTCGAGCGGATATGCCCGACGTGCATCGGCTTGGCGACGTTGGGGGACGAGTAGTCGACGACGTAAGTCCGCGGTGCGGCGACCGGTTCGACGCCGGTCCTGGCGAGGTCCTTGACGTTCGCTTGCAGCTTGGCGACGAGCCACTCGTCGCGCAGCTTGAGATTGACGAATCCCGGCCCCGCGATCTCCGGCGGTTCGCAGAACTCGGCGACGTCAAGTCGCTCGATGATCGCTGCGGCGACTTCGCGGGGGGGCTTGCCGAGCCGTTTGCCCAGCGGCATCGCGCAGTTGGCCTGATAATCGCCGAACTTTGCGTCCTGGCTCGGCAGCACCATCTCGGCCAATTCGCCTGCCGCGGTCGCATCGACCAACCCGGTCAGCGCCGAGCGAAACCGTTCACGCAACGTCGCCAGAAGATTCATGCTGCAGTCGTTCTTCAGAATCCCGGGGTGGACTCGCGCCGAGGCGCAGAGGACGGAGGAGCGGCTCCGTCAGATTCCGGGTCGTTGGCTCCGAGAAGTTCCTCTGAGTCTCAGCGTGCGATCGGCTCTCAGAGGTCACTCTCCGCTGCTGTCGGCCTGCCACGGCAACTCGACGCGGGTCGCTTGGTTCCAGAAATCTTCCAGCGCGTAGTATCCCCGCGTTTCCTCGTCGAACAGGTGGACGACCACGTCGCCGTAGTCGAGCAGGATCCAGCGGCTCTCGTTGTAGCCCTCGATCCCCAACCGCTTGTCGCCCAGATCCTTTTCGAGGTGGTTGTCGATCTCTTCGCTGATCGCGTGCAGTTGCCGGCGGCTGTTGCCGGTGGCGATCACGAAGTAGTCGAACACCGGGGTCACGGCCCGCATGTCGAGCACGGTGACTTCGCGGGCGTTGTTTTCCTCGGCGGTTCGCGCCGCGGCGAGCGCCAGCTTGAGGCTGCGCTCCGCGGGGGTCGGTTCGATGGCGACGGGGGCGGCGATGGGACTCTCCGGGGTAGGCGGCGACCGCAGGCGCCGGCCGGCTGGGCGCTGCGGACGGTTAATCGGGGGGGCAAAGTCGCAGATTCTACCCCAGAACGCCCCGGCGGGCGAGGGTCGCCCGAGCCCCGACGACCGCGTACATTGGGGCCACGATCGCTCCTGGGTTCGCCCCGGGGCGTCCCGTCTACTCGCATTCTGCACGCACTTTCGAGGAATCCTCCGCCATGGCCGATTGGATCGAACCCGGCAAAAAAGCCCCCGCGTTCAACCTGCCCGCCGACGACGGCACGAAGGTCAAGCTCGCCGATCTCGCGGGCAGCCCGGTGGTCCTCTACTTCTACCCCAAGGACGACACCCCGGGGTGCACCAAGGAGGCGTGCGCGTTTCGCGATCGCCGCAAGGAACTCGAGAAGCTGGGCGCCAAGGTCCTGGGGGTGAGCGCCGACGGGGTCGCCAGCCATGCGAAGTTTCGCGACAAGTTCAAACTGAATTTCCCCCTGCTGGCCGACGAGGATCACGCCGTCGCCGAGAAGTACGGCGCGTGGCGCGAGAAGAACATGTACGGCAAGAAGTCGATGGGCATCCAGCGGAGCACATACCTGATCGACGCCGACGGCAAAGTCGCCCGGGTTTGGAAGCGGGTGCAGGTCGACGGCCATGACGAAGCGGTGCTCGCCGCGCTCCAGGAACTGGCGTCGCTCGGCTGAGTCGGCGCCCGCGCCGGTTGGAGGCGATGCCATGGCAGTTCCCGTCAAGTCTTGCCTTGGCGACAACGTTTGCCTGCCCCGCATTCCCGCGCGGCAAACCGCGCCGTTTGGCGCGGCCCGGGCGGGGCGGTCCACGAAACGCGGGAATCCGTCGAGGGGAGCGGCCCGGTCGTGCCGGTCAATCGTCGGGTAGGGTTGCCGTGGAGCCTGCGCTTGGGGAGCGAACGCTGCGTCGCGACGCGAACCCGTCGCCGATTGTGCGCGTCATGATCGGGTAAGGCAGGAGGAGAGTGCCGGTCGCTGCGGCGGGTCGCCCGTCGCCGCGGCGTGCACGGTCGCTCCTCGGCTCCGAGGATTCACGCCTTCTTCCGGAGCGTCCATGATTCCGACCCCGCTTGCTCGACTTGGACTGATGGCCATGAATGCCGCTCCTGCTTGGACTTCGCTGCATCGCGACGTCGACCAGTTGGTTTCCCGGCTGCGGAAGGAGTTGCAGCGCGGCGACGAGCCGCTGGCGCTCACGGCCCGGATCACGCCGCTGGACGGCCCCGGCGCCGGGGAATCGCGCGAGGTCCGGCTGGCCAATTTCAGCGAACGAGGCATCGCCATCGAGCACGGCGGCCCGCTGGCCGAGCGCCGGGCGGTCGTGTCGTTCGAGAGCCCCGCTCTGGGACGCATTGCGGCGGAAGTCGATCTGTCCTGGTGCCGTTACCAACCCGGCGGTCGGTACACCAGCGGCGGCCGGTTCGTGCAGGTGCTGGAGGCGTGAGCGGCGCGTCGCGCCCAGGCCAGTTCACGCGTCGCGTTTCACGACAAACGCGCCCAGC
This genomic interval carries:
- the rsfS gene encoding ribosome silencing factor, whose translation is MRSPPTPESPIAAPVAIEPTPAERSLKLALAAARTAEENNAREVTVLDMRAVTPVFDYFVIATGNSRRQLHAISEEIDNHLEKDLGDKRLGIEGYNESRWILLDYGDVVVHLFDEETRGYYALEDFWNQATRVELPWQADSSGE
- the bcp gene encoding thioredoxin-dependent thiol peroxidase, translated to MADWIEPGKKAPAFNLPADDGTKVKLADLAGSPVVLYFYPKDDTPGCTKEACAFRDRRKELEKLGAKVLGVSADGVASHAKFRDKFKLNFPLLADEDHAVAEKYGAWREKNMYGKKSMGIQRSTYLIDADGKVARVWKRVQVDGHDEAVLAALQELASLG
- a CDS encoding DUF1992 domain-containing protein, with translation MAGMIFSERALQLVAEEKIRTAIAEGEFDKLPGFGKPCPLIDQPYDPQWWVRAKLRREELVSQARAAAGRSASGPLQQPSG
- a CDS encoding PQQ-binding-like beta-propeller repeat protein, producing the protein MSPLAAKSLWVLSLSLVALPAARSENWIGFRGPGSAGVAEATGLPTTWSETENIVWKRELPGLGTSSPTISGGKIYLTCYSGYAESIAEPGEQASLRRHVVCLDRRTGEIDWTKTFEPKLPESRYAPDNDARHGYASSTITTDGERLYVFFGASGMYCLDLEGEEVWHVDLGSGTHGWGSATSPLLVGDLVVVNASIESKSLVALDKHTGDERWRVEGIDRCWASPTLVEADGRQEIVLNVPHVLTAYDPQSGDKLWWCEGMPDGYICPTVIAHEGIVYAIGARKNTAAAVRAGGSGDVTQSQVLWRVDKGSNVSSPVYVDGRLFFFQESRGIAFCLDAATGDVVYQQRLEPRPGLIYSSPLAADGKIYAVSQENGTYVLAAGDTFEQLALNKVGDEPVRSNASLVEADDQLFLRDDKAIYCIGAADSK
- the argS gene encoding arginine--tRNA ligase, with protein sequence MNLLATLRERFRSALTGLVDATAAGELAEMVLPSQDAKFGDYQANCAMPLGKRLGKPPREVAAAIIERLDVAEFCEPPEIAGPGFVNLKLRDEWLVAKLQANVKDLARTGVEPVAAPRTYVVDYSSPNVAKPMHVGHIRSTVIGDALYGVLKFLGHRVISDNHIGDWGTQFGMIIYGYKHFVDEAALATDPVAELGRLYRFVNRLVEHHATKNEAIPAASAKIARMQSDFDDLRAETMPADPHETKKVEKKLRQAEATLAEARAELAALQAKVAEVDADPALAKVAAAHADVGKAVLAETAALHAGDLTNRALWERFLPDCLAEMEATYERLGVTFDHALGESFYEDKLAGVVADLEARGLAAESDGAMCVFLDGFDAPFLVRKQDGAFLYATTDLATIAYRMQAWRPDAILYVVDHRQSLHFQQLFATVRNWGYETVELQHVSFGTVLGEDGRPYKTRSGSAVGLAGLLDEAVERAYAIAEKSEALTTDEERRAVARRIGIGAIKYADLAHNRTSDYKFSYDKMLAMTGNTAAYMQYSYARVRSIFGRGEIDVAALRTGGATIALAEPAERALAVALVQFSEVLARVAADYRPNFLTDYLFDLASKYASFFENCPVLKAPSPAVRDSRLLLCDLTARTIERGLNLLGIEVVERM